CGCCTTCACGCCCCGGCCGTCGAGGCGGTTTAGCCGCCGCTCGCCGCGACTCCCGAACCGGTCGGCGACACGCCGGACCAATCCGGAACCTCAACCGGGTCCGAAGCGTCATAGTGTCGTAAGTAACACAATCGGCCCAATGGGCGAATGACTATTAGTAGCGGTTCTCAGAGGAAGGCAGTCCGGTGTCCGGTTCAGGAGTCGAGCTCACCCACCGCGCGATGGCGATGCTGAAGGCGGTGGCAGCAGGCCGTGCGCAGATGTCGTGCAGCTGCGAGCCCGACCTCTTCATCGACGGATTCGCTTGTTGCGATCAGATGACGGCGCACGCGCTGGCCCACGGCGGCTACCTGCGTCCCGCCGTCGAAGCCGCCACCGGCCGCGTCCCGGCCGAGCTGACCGAGGCCGGCCGCGCCGCGCTGGAGATCACCCTCGCCGCCTGAGCACCTGCACGTGCGTCACGCAGGGTCGCAGGGTCGAACATGTGTTCGGTCTCCCGTGGGCGATCGCGACCTGGCAGGCTTGAGCCATGGCGGAACCCCCACCACCGGTGGACGACGAGGCGACTGTCTTCCTTCCCAGCGAATTGCGCGGCGCCCACTGGCCGACCCGCGACCCCGACGTCTCCCGGCGGCCGTACGACGAGTTCGCCACCCAGATCGTCGCGCGGCTACCCGCCTCGCCCGTCACCGCCGGCCGCGGTGAAGGCGCCGGCTCGTCGCTGGCCCGCTCGAGCGGCCGGATGGCCGTCGCCTCGACCGTCAGCCGGATCACCGGGTTCGTCGCGAAGCTGCTGCTGGCCGCCGTGGTCGGCACCCGGGTCGTCAACGACTCCTTCACCGTCGCGAACACCCTGCCCAACATCGTCTTCGAACTGCTCTTCGGCGGCGTGCTCGCCAGCGTCGTCGTGCCGCTGCTGGTCCGCTCCCAGGACGACCCGGACGGCGGCCGCGCCTACACGCAGCGGCTGATCACCATGGCGCTGGTCCTGCTCACCGTCGGCACGGCCGTCGCGGTGGCGATCGCGCCCCTGTTCACCACGCTCTACGTCGACAAATCGTCTCCGACGGCCAATCCGGGGCTCACGACCGCCCTCGCGTACCTGCTGCTGCCGCAGATCCTGTTCTACGGCCTGTTCGCGCTGCTCTCGGCGATCCTCAACGCGCAGAACGTCTTCGGCCCGCCCGCTTGGGCGCCGGTGCTGAACAACGTCGTCGTCACCGGCACGCTCGTCGTGTTCGCGGTGGTGCCGGGGGAGCTGACGCTCGACCCGGTCCGGATGAGCGATCCGAAGCTGCTCGTGCTCGGCCTCGGCACCACGCTCGGCATCGTCGTGCAGGCCGTGGTGCTGGTCCCGGCGCTGCTGCGCACCGGGTTCCGGTTCCGCTGGCGCTGGGGCTTCGACCCGCGGATCAAGGAGTTCGGCGGGCTGGCCGCGTGGATCCTCGGCTACGTCGTCGTCAGCCACGTCGGGTTCGTCGTCACCACCCGGGTGCTGACGCACGGGACCAGCGGCGGCGTCACGGCCTACAGCTACGCGTCCCTGCTCTTCCAGCTCCCGTACGGCATCCTCGGCGTCTCGCTGCTCACCGCGCTGATGCCGCGGATGAGCCGCGCCGCCGCGGACGGCAACACCGTCGCGCTCGTCGGCGACCTCTCGCTCGCCTCCCGCATCTCGACGGTGCTGTTCGTGCCGATCTCCGCCGTGCTGGCGGTGGTCGGCACCCCGGTCGGCATCGCGATCTTCACGTGGGGCCGCGGCACCCTCGACGACGCCGAGCGGCTCGGCCAGACCCTCGCCGTCTCCGCCGTCGGGCTGCTGCCCTTCGCGCTGGTCATGTTGCAGCTGCGGGTGTTCTACGCGATGAAGGACGCGCGCACGCCCACCCTGATCATGCTCGTGATGACCGCGGTCAAGATCCCGCTGCTGCTGCTCTGCCGCGGCCTGCTCGACGGCGAACACGTCGTCCACGGCGTGATGCTCGTGAACGGCGCCGGGTTCGTCGTCGGCGCCGTCCTCGGCCAGGTCTGGCTCTGGGTCCGGCTCGGGCACCTGCGCAGCAAGCGATCGCTGCGGGTCGGGCTGATCACCCTTTCCGTGAGCGCGCTCGGCGTCGGGGCCGCGGTGCTCGCCGGCTACGCCGTGCCCGGCTCCCTCGGCGCGATCCCTGCCGCGTGGGTGAAACTCCCGGTCCAGACCTTGCTCGGGATGGCCGTCCCGTTCGGCCTGCTGGCCCTGCTCAGGCTCCCGGAGTTCACGCCGGTGACCCGGCGCGCGGGCGCCCTCCTGCGGCGGTTCGCGCCTCGTTGACGACTACGGCCGGGAACGCGATCCGGATGTCTCGAAACGGTAACGAGACCGCTGCGATCAGCGCGTTTACTTTTCCAGCGCGGCTTTCTAGGATCCACCCGGATCAGCGATGGGGTGGAGGTCGTGCATGACGCGCAGGGCGCGCAGGCGGCGGGATCGGGTCACGGTCGACGAACTGCTGCGGGAGGCCGGGTCGCGGCCGCGGAAACCCGGTTCGCGTTCGGCCGAGACGGCCGCCCGGCGTGATCCCGACGCCGAACCGCACGGCGCGGCGGGCCGGATCGCGCTGGCGTCGGCGGTGATCGTGGTGCTCGGCGGCCTCGTGCTCGCGCTGGCGACCCGGCCCGAGCCCGTCCCGGGGTCCACGCAGTTCCCGCAGCTGCAGCCGGCCACCGCCGTCCCGACGTCGACGGCGCTCGCCGTGCCGACGCGGACGACCACGCCGTCGCCGGTGGTCATGCACGCGCGCCAGACGCCGACCCCCACGCCGACGGTGACGGTCGACCTGCCGCCGTCACCGACGACGACGATCACCCTCCCGACGTTCACGCCGGACTACCGCTGCTACCCCTACGGCTGCCGTCGCGACGGCACGCCGGTGCGCTGACGCCGCAGCAGCAGGTAGCTGCCCGCGGCCAGCACGAACCCGGCGGCGAACGTCAGGTCGCCGGTGCCGGGGACCGCCTTCGGGATCGGCGCGGTGTAGAGCGCCTGGTTCGCGAACAGCCCGACGGAAACGACCAGCCCGACGAGGAAGGCCGTGAACCCGGCGACGTTGCGGTGGCTCCGGTCGGCGAGCAGCTCGCCGAACTCCGTGCCGCGGCGCAGGTGGTGGTCAGCCAGCAGCACGCCGAGCCACGGGCCGATCCAGTAGGCGATGACCAGCAGGAAGTTCTCGTACGCGTGCCCGGCGTCGGCGAGCCCGAGCCAGGCCAGCACGAACCCGACCGCGCCGAACGCGAGCGCGACGACGGCGCGGCGCCAGGCCAGCGGCAGCCGGACCCCGAGCGCGAGGAAGGCGAGCGCGCCGGAGTAGACGTTGAGGACGTTCGCGGCGACGGCGCCGAGCGTGATCGCCAGCAGTGTCGCGGCGGCGAGGACGCCGGGCAGGTGCCCGGTGAACGCCGTCGTGGGGTTGTCGTCGGCCGGGCCGGCGATGGTCGTCGAGGCGGCACCGACGAGCATCAGGACGGTGGTCGAGAGGAACAGGCCACCGCCGGCGTAGAGGCCGATCGCGCGTCGTGACGCGGTCTTCGGCAGGTAGCGCGTGTAGTCGGCGGCGTAGGGGTTCCAGCCCGCGGTGTAGCCGAACGCGGTCCCGACGGCCAGGAGGAACCCGCCGACGCTGCCGGAGTTGGTGGTGGCGCCGGACTTCCCGAAGACGACGACGCTCGCGATGGCGAACACGACCGCGAGGACGGCGAAGACGTACTTTTCGTAGGCCTGGACGAGGTTGTGCCCGAAGAAGGCGATGACGATCTGCAGTGCGACGACGAGCACGAGGCAGGCGACGGTGGGGAGCCCGGTGAGACTCGCGAGCGCGAAGGCCCCGCTGACGCTGTTGACGGCGAACCAGCCGACGCCGGCCATCACCGACATGAGCGCGGCGGGCACCAGGTTCCCGCGGTAGCCGAACGCGGCCCGCCCGAGCACCATCTGCGGCACGCCGTAGCGCGGACCGCGGGCGCTCAGCACGCCGTGCGCGACGGCCCCGAGCCCGTTGCCGACGACGGCCGCGAGCGCGGCTTGGGTGAAGGAGAGCCCGAAGGCGGTGACGGCGAGGACGCCGACGAAGACGGTGGCGAACTCGAGGTTCGGGGAGGCCCAGGTCCAGGCCAGCTGCCGCGGCGTGCCGTGACGGTCGGCGTCGGCGACGGGTTCGACCCCGCCGGGTTCGACGGCGACGACCTTGTCGCCGTAAGCGGCCTCTTCGGTCCTCGTCATGCGAAGACGGTAAGCGACGAAGATTGCGTCGGTGTGACGGATTCGCGGGGGTCCCGACGACGTGAATGACTCATTCCTGTCGTCAGATGACGTGATTGAGTCATTCACGTCATCCCGTTCACCGGCACGGTTTCCGCTCACCGGAACCCCGCGAAGGCCCCCTCACCGACCCCGATGCCGGTGAGGGGGCCTCCGACAGCCCCACTACGGGTCTCGCGTCAGCCGGTGTACCCGGCGACGATCTTCGTGAACGCGTACTTGTCCTGCGTGATGCCGCTGCACTCGCCGCCGCCGCTGCAGTCGCGGTTGGTGGCCCAGAACGTGAAGCGGGCCAGGTGGTGGCTCGTCGCATAGCTGCGGATGGAGGTGAAGTTCGCCACCGTGACCGTCTCGCCCGCGTTGTCGGTCTTGCCGTTCATCGAGGAGAGGCCGCTGTGCCGGTAGGCGGTGTCGTCGCTCCAGCCGAACGTGGTCTTGAGCTGGTTCTTCAGCCCGTCG
This genomic window from Amycolatopsis mongoliensis contains:
- a CDS encoding purine-cytosine permease family protein, encoding MTRTEEAAYGDKVVAVEPGGVEPVADADRHGTPRQLAWTWASPNLEFATVFVGVLAVTAFGLSFTQAALAAVVGNGLGAVAHGVLSARGPRYGVPQMVLGRAAFGYRGNLVPAALMSVMAGVGWFAVNSVSGAFALASLTGLPTVACLVLVVALQIVIAFFGHNLVQAYEKYVFAVLAVVFAIASVVVFGKSGATTNSGSVGGFLLAVGTAFGYTAGWNPYAADYTRYLPKTASRRAIGLYAGGGLFLSTTVLMLVGAASTTIAGPADDNPTTAFTGHLPGVLAAATLLAITLGAVAANVLNVYSGALAFLALGVRLPLAWRRAVVALAFGAVGFVLAWLGLADAGHAYENFLLVIAYWIGPWLGVLLADHHLRRGTEFGELLADRSHRNVAGFTAFLVGLVVSVGLFANQALYTAPIPKAVPGTGDLTFAAGFVLAAGSYLLLRRQRTGVPSRRQP
- the murJ gene encoding murein biosynthesis integral membrane protein MurJ, with the translated sequence MAEPPPPVDDEATVFLPSELRGAHWPTRDPDVSRRPYDEFATQIVARLPASPVTAGRGEGAGSSLARSSGRMAVASTVSRITGFVAKLLLAAVVGTRVVNDSFTVANTLPNIVFELLFGGVLASVVVPLLVRSQDDPDGGRAYTQRLITMALVLLTVGTAVAVAIAPLFTTLYVDKSSPTANPGLTTALAYLLLPQILFYGLFALLSAILNAQNVFGPPAWAPVLNNVVVTGTLVVFAVVPGELTLDPVRMSDPKLLVLGLGTTLGIVVQAVVLVPALLRTGFRFRWRWGFDPRIKEFGGLAAWILGYVVVSHVGFVVTTRVLTHGTSGGVTAYSYASLLFQLPYGILGVSLLTALMPRMSRAAADGNTVALVGDLSLASRISTVLFVPISAVLAVVGTPVGIAIFTWGRGTLDDAERLGQTLAVSAVGLLPFALVMLQLRVFYAMKDARTPTLIMLVMTAVKIPLLLLCRGLLDGEHVVHGVMLVNGAGFVVGAVLGQVWLWVRLGHLRSKRSLRVGLITLSVSALGVGAAVLAGYAVPGSLGAIPAAWVKLPVQTLLGMAVPFGLLALLRLPEFTPVTRRAGALLRRFAPR